The following proteins are co-located in the Palaemon carinicauda isolate YSFRI2023 chromosome 3, ASM3689809v2, whole genome shotgun sequence genome:
- the LOC137638440 gene encoding rhodopsin-like encodes MSWDKQEYALPSTNPYGNFTVVDMAPKEILHMIDPHWYQYPPLNPLWYGLVMLWVGVMGCLSIAGNFVVIWVFMNTKSLRTPANLLVVNLAISDFLMMFCMFPPMMITCYWQAWTLGAFFCEVYGFLGSLYGCVSIWTMVFITLDRYNVIVKGVSGTPLTSKGALMRIAGTWVASLAWCLPPFFGWNRYVPEGNMTACGTDYLSEDAFSHSYLYIYSVWVYLFPLFFNIYMYSIIIKAVANHEKQMREQAKKMGVKSLRSEESQKTSAECRLAKVALMTVSLWFIAWTPYFIINWTGMLKKEMVSPLYTIWGSVFAKANAVYNPIVYAISHPKYRAALEKKLPCLACTTEGHDTVSETASAATTEKAAESS; translated from the coding sequence aTGTCGTGGGATAAGCAGGAATATGCCCTCCCCTCCACCAACCCATATGGGAACTTCACGGTGGTTGATATGGCACCAAAGGAGATCCTTCACATGATTGATCCCCACTGGTACCAGTATCCCCCCTTGAATCCTCTTTGGTATGGTTTGGTTATGTTGTGGGTAGGTGTCATGGGATGTCTTTCCATCGCTGGTAACTTTGTTGTCATCTGGGTATTCATGAACACCAAGTCCCTTCGTACTCCAGCTAACTTGCTTGTTGTCAACTTGGCAATCTCAGATTTCCTAATGATGTTCTGCATGTTCCCACCCATGATGATTACTTGCTACTGGCAAGCATGGACTCTTGGTGCATTCTTCTGCGAAGTCTATGGATTCCTTGGATCTCTGTACGGCTGTGTCTCAATCTGGACCATGGTCTTTATCACCCTCGATCGATACAATGTTATTGTTAAAGGAGTTTCTGGAACCCCTCTTACAAGCAAAGGAGCTCTTATGAGGATTGCTGGTACTTGGGTCGCTTCCCTTGCCTGGTGTCTTCCCCCATTCTTTGGCTGGAACCGTTATGTGCCTGAGGGTAACATGACTGCCTGTGGTACTGACTATCTTAGTGAAGACGCTTTCTCACACTCTTACCTGTATATTTACTCTGTCTGGGTATACTTGTTCCCTCTTTTCTTCAACATCTACATGTACAGCATCATCATCAAGGCTGTTGCCAACCATGAGAAACAGATGCGTGAACAGGCCAAGAAGATGGGAGTTAAGTCTCTCAGGAGTGAAGAGAGCCAGAAGACCTCTGCCGAGTGCCGTCTGGCCAAGGTCGCCCTCATGACTGTGTCCCTGTGGTTCATTGCATGGACACCCTATTTCATCATTAACTGGACTGGTATGCTCAAGAAGGAAATGGTCTCACCTTTATACACCATCTGGGGTTCTGTATTCGCTAAGGCCAACGCTGTTTACAACCCAATTGTCTATGCCATCAGTCATCCCAAATACCGTGCAGCCCTTGAGAAGAAGCTTCCATGCTTGGCATGCACTACTGAGGGTCATGATACAGTGAGTGAGACTGCTTCTGCTGCTACTACCGAAAAGGCTGCCGAGTCTTCTTAA